One Chelatococcus sp. HY11 genomic window, AACTCGTCTCAGCCGTTGATGCACGTTCTGCGGCAGATCTGCTGGCGATGAGCACCAGATCGGTCTACACGCTTGTCGCCCGGTTTCGGGCCTCAGGTGGATTGATGAGTTCGCTGGCTCCTGGAAAGCCATCCGGCGGCCGAGGCCGATCCAGAATGCCGGCGCGGGTGGACGACATTGTCACCGCCGCAATCTACGACACCTACCTGACGAGGCAAAAGCGTCGGATTGTCCGTCTCGTCGAGGAAGTTCAACTCCGATGCAAAAAGGCCGGATTGCCGGCTCCTTCGGCGAAAACGATCCGCCGTCGTCTGGAGACGATTCGGGCTGAAGAGGTAGCGCGGCGTCGTGACGGCCCGCGCAGCAGCGCAGCAAGGCGGCTGACGTCGGCCGCGGGCCATGGGCCTGTCGCGACGGGACCGCTCGACATCGTCCAGATCGATCACACGCCGGTCGATATCATTCTGGTGGACGAAATCAGCCGCCTCCCGGTCGGGCGGCCGTGGCTGACGGTAGCGATCGACGTCTACAGCCGTTGCATCACCGGCTTTCTGGTGTCGTTCGAGGCGCCGTCCGCAACGAGTGTCGGTTTGTGCCTCGCCCACTCTGGCGTTGAGAAGAGGGCCTATCTCGACGGCCTCGGCCTCGATACGGAGTGGCCGATCGCAGGTGTTCCGCGTCTCCTGCATCTTGACAATGCTGCGGAGTTTCATGGCGAAGCTCTCGCTCGTGGCTGTCAGCAGCATGGGATCGGCCTCGAATATCGCCCGAAGGGCCAACCTCATTTCGGCGGGGTCATCGAGCGTCTGATCGGCACATTGATGGGCCTTATCCATGATCTGCCCGGCACGACGTTCTCAAATCCGACCGAACGGGGAACCTATGACAGCGATGCAACTGCGGTTCTAACGTTGTCCGAGCTGGAGCATTGGCTGGCTCTGGCGATCAGCGGACGCTACCATCACGAGGTCCACGAAGGGATCATGGAGCCGCCGCTCGCGCGGTGGAAGCGTGGAATTGCCGAGCATGGCGACCCGCGACCAGTTGCCAATAGCCGCGAATACCTGGTCGATTTCCTGCCTGTCGTGCGCCGGACGATCCAGCGCGATGGCTTCACGCTCGACCACATCACTTACTATTCAGATGTTTTGCGCCCGTGGATAGCGAATAGGGATCGTTGCCGGTCCTTCCTGATCCGTCGCGATCCTCGCGATCTATCGCAGATATTTGTACTCGAGCCGGACGGCCGCAGCTACGTGACGGTGCCTTGCCGGCGTCTGGAAAGGCCGGGAATCTCGCTTTTTGAGCATCGGCAGGCCGTCCAGATGATCAAAGCTGGCGGTCGGGCTCAGGTCGATGAAGAGGGTATCTTCAGGACGGTCGAACAGCAGCGTGGGCTGGTGAAGACCGCAGCAAAGAAATCCAGAGCGGCCCGGCGCCAGTTGGCGCGACAGACGCCGGTGCCAGAATCGTCGGTGGATCGCGTGGCTGTCATGCCGGCGATCGAAACCGAGCTCGCCGGCGATGATCAGGCTGCCGACTTGGTGCCATTTCCGATGGAAAGATGGTGATGAGCGATCTCAGCCACCTTTCTCGCGATCTGCGAGAGATTGCCGCCGCAGACGACGCGCA contains:
- a CDS encoding Mu transposase C-terminal domain-containing protein, with the translated sequence LVSAVDARSAADLLAMSTRSVYTLVARFRASGGLMSSLAPGKPSGGRGRSRMPARVDDIVTAAIYDTYLTRQKRRIVRLVEEVQLRCKKAGLPAPSAKTIRRRLETIRAEEVARRRDGPRSSAARRLTSAAGHGPVATGPLDIVQIDHTPVDIILVDEISRLPVGRPWLTVAIDVYSRCITGFLVSFEAPSATSVGLCLAHSGVEKRAYLDGLGLDTEWPIAGVPRLLHLDNAAEFHGEALARGCQQHGIGLEYRPKGQPHFGGVIERLIGTLMGLIHDLPGTTFSNPTERGTYDSDATAVLTLSELEHWLALAISGRYHHEVHEGIMEPPLARWKRGIAEHGDPRPVANSREYLVDFLPVVRRTIQRDGFTLDHITYYSDVLRPWIANRDRCRSFLIRRDPRDLSQIFVLEPDGRSYVTVPCRRLERPGISLFEHRQAVQMIKAGGRAQVDEEGIFRTVEQQRGLVKTAAKKSRAARRQLARQTPVPESSVDRVAVMPAIETELAGDDQAADLVPFPMERW